One Brassica napus cultivar Da-Ae chromosome C2, Da-Ae, whole genome shotgun sequence DNA window includes the following coding sequences:
- the LOC106404640 gene encoding ENHANCER OF AG-4 protein 2 isoform X3: protein MAPGRKRGASKAKANGKLILGDLVLAKVKGFPAWPAKVSRPEEWDRAPDPKKYFVQFFGTQEIAFVAPPDIQAFTSDSKSKLLARCQGKTVKYFAQAVTEICREFEELQNHKSSVLGNEDPMDAADPGLVKDETVDGTDHTVTDSDGTDNLDSEVGPYFPKVETEKQGSSPFRESKITATSSGSESLEQVDLKIKEGDFDKGTDGDGCTKEFGNGEKGLPNGKRIKKEAGGSVREGKDTVHRDKSDGRDTSGKSDSKKSKDLLTEKSSSKVSGVKQEKSIGVKDGVSGKKRRLESESGKPASRVDESSRAAKKPRCEGKNDKEKCVTDSTGTVSHIKRELVVGLSARGGDLQYDKIVVTKRRRQTVEHDNSPPLSGSRVKSGKGQLEQRDRSSVTDKSGKGQLEQKDRSSSVSNAKVPASQSLKKRRAVCVYDEDDDEDPKTPLHGSQAVVPKATPVLTDGPKNANVCRDTSTKAKISARSTESTGVKKVPLRKHCEDTSRVLSDNVENSTNSLPVVKVISELPAKDVKQILQSPMKSPQLVSPNKHVAGQHKTAKPSVKVSDAKKPHSESGKESVVGSDKVSPSQSQPANQRHRPASVGDKPTVVSKAALRLSDAVVSKDTSGDLSAVMVDYNRENGSAPFTRARTPDSAASMKDLIAAAQAKRKLAHSQNSVFGNLNSSLLNISETQMRSHSPVMVQNASASAAIVMPVAVQGHQQDSFPSNHEHQSSSRNQNETDDNEERKLSSGHESVGGSLSGGTDAAVSRDAFEGMIETLSRTKESIGRATRLAIDCAKYGIASEVVELLIRKLENEAHLHRKVDLFFLVDSITQCSHNQKGIAGASYVPTVQAALPRLLGAAAPPGTDARDNRRKCLKVLRLWLDRKIFPESVLRRYIDDIGNSSDDATVGLSIRRPSRSERAVNDPIREMEGMLVDEYGSNATIQLPGFFSSRTFEDDEEDDDDLPNLPIPQDAKNTSSGEPFNALEDLEARDTLSDRPHRVLEDVDRELKMEDVFGQPKDVAPSTFCENETKEQSLDAREPVAEKSTGAPPFPEDSPPLPQESPPSPPPLPPSPPPPSPPPPPSSPPPLLPPPPPTTQFPPPPPSPSQSPPPPPLSPPPSPPPPPPLPAQSIALPPSLTIQQSIASHQQLPLQLGFPPAYPLSHQTYLGSMQQDQCTIFTGDQIVQGPGSSLRGSHVEGPGKTEFFVQQSSNFSPAGVYSSREPSAFTSSRQLEFGNSDAQNQRFQPNTLLSQRPMLRHLPSAPSSHFPYPSHVQSQSQRSYTHPYSFPPQRDDGRRFRNEEPWRMSSNGRSAENQSGAWIPGRNSHPGLPRATDSIFFSATFSGNELSAFFC, encoded by the exons ATGGCTCCGGGGCGTAAAAGAGGAGCGAGCAAGGCCAAGGCCAACGGGAAGTTGATTCTCGGTGATCTCGTCCTCGCCAAAGTCAAAGGCTTCCCCGCTTGGCCTGCTAAG GTTAGCAGGCCTGAAGAGTGGGATCGTGCTCCAGATCCTAAGAAGTACTTTGTTCAGTTCTTTGGTACACAGGAAAT AGCTTTTGTTGCACCGCCTGATATTCAAGCCTTTACTAGTGATTCAAAGAGCAAACTGTTGGCAAGATGTCAAGGTAAAACGGTCAAGTACTTTGCACAGGCTGTGACGGAGATATGCAGAGAATTTGAAGAGTTGCAAAATCACAAGTCGAGTGTTTTGGGCAATGAGGATCCGATGGATGCTGCGGATCCTGGTTTGGTAAAGGATGAGACAGTTGATGGAACAGATCACACCGTCACTGATTCTGATGGAACTGATAACTTAGATTCTGAGGTGGGACCTTACTTCCCCAAAGTTGAAACAGAGAAGCAGGGTTCGTCTCCATTTCGGGAATCAAAGATCACTGCCACATCCTCGGGTAGCGAGTCACTCGAGCAGGTGGACCTTAAAATAAAGGAAGGAGATTTTGATAAAGGAACTGATGGTGATGGTTGCACTAAGGAATTTGGTAATGGTGAAAAGGGTCTGCCCAACGGTAAGAGAATAAAGAAGGAAGCAGGTGGCTCGGTCAGAGAAGGGAAAGATACAGTTCATAGAGACAAAAGCGATGGTCGAGATACTAGTGGTAAATCCGATTCCAAAAAGTCAAAAGATTTGTTGACAGAGAAATCTAGCTCCAAAGTGTCTGGTGTTAAGCAAGAAAAATCAATTGGCGTTAAGGATGGGGTTTCCGGCAAGAAAAGGAGGCTTGAAAGTGAATCAGGGAAGCCTGCATCAAGAGTAGATGAAAGCTCACGTGCGGCTAAAAAGCCGCGATGTGAAGGTAAAAATGACAAGGAAAAATGTGTAACTGATTCTACTGGTACTGTATCACATATTAAGCGTGAACTTGTTGTAGGACTAAGTGCTCGTGGAGGTGATTTACAATATGATAAAATAGTTGTAACTAAGCGCCGGAGACAAACAGTGGAGCATGATAACTCGCCTCCTCTTTCTGGGTCCCGTGTTAAATCCGGGAAAGGTCAGCTGGAACAGAGAGACCGTTCGTCTGTGACTGATAAATCCGGGAAAGGTCAGCTGGAACAGAAGGACCGTTCCTCTTCTGTTAGTAATGCCAAGGTTCCAGCTTCACAGTCGCTGAAGAAAAGGAGGGCTGTTTGTGTATATgacgaagatgatgatgaagatccCAAAACCCCATTACATGGAAGTCAAGCCGTTGTTCCCAAAGCAACGCCAGTATTGACTGATGGTCCTAAAAATGCTAACGTATGTCGTGATACTTCTACTAAAGCGAAAATATCTGCTAGATCTACAGAGAGTACGGGAGTAAAGAAAGTACCCCTGCGTAAACATTGTGAGGATACTTCACGTGTATTATCAGATAATGTGGAGAATTCTACAAACAGTTTACCCGTGGTAAAAGTCATCAGTGAGTTGCCGGCAAAGGATGTCAAGCAAATTTTGCAATCTCCTATGAAGTCTCCTCAGCTGGTGTCACCTAACAAGCACGTTGCAGGACAGCATAAAACTGCCAAACCATCTGTAAAAGTTTCGGATGCAAAGAAGCCTCATAGTGAGTCTGGTAAGGAATCAGTTGTGGGATCTGATAAAGTAAGCCCTTCCCAATCTCAGCCAGCAAATCAGAGACACAGACCAGCTTCAGTTGGAGATAAGCCAACGGTAGTTTCAAAAGCTGCGTTACGTCTGAGTGATGCTGTTGTTTCAAAAGACACTTCTGGGGACTTGTCTGCTGTTAT GGTTGATTACAATCGAGAAAATGGGAGTGCTCCATTCACCAGAGCGAGGACCCCAGATTCGGCTGCATCTATGAAGGATCTAATTGCAGCTGCACAGGCCAAAAGAAAACTAGCACATTCACAAAATTCAGTTTTTGGGAATTTGAATTCTAGTTTATTAAACATCAGTGAAACACAGATGAGGAGTCATAGCCCAGTTATGGTTCAGAATGCTTCAGCTTCTGCGGCCATCGTAATGCCTGTCGCTGTTCAAGGACATCAACAAGACTCTTTTCCATCAAATCATGAGCATCAGTCCTCATCAAGAAATCAAAATGAGACTGATGATAATGAAGAGAGAAAACTTAGTTCAGGGCATGAGTCAGTTGGAGGTTCACTTAGTGGTGGCACTGATGCTGCTGTTTCTCGGGATGCTTTTGAGGGCATGATAGAGACCTTATCAAGAACTAAAGAAAGTATCGGACGTGCTACGCGCCTAGCAATTGATTGTGCCAAGTACGGGATTGCTAGCGAG GTGGTGGAACTTCTCATACGAAAGTTGGAAAATGAGGCTCACTTACATCGTAAAGTGGATCTGTTCTTTCTTGTTGACTCTATCACCCAGTGTTCGCACAACCAAAAAG GTATTGCTGGTGCTTCATACGTTCCTACAGTGCAAGCTGCTTTGCCACGTCTTTTAGGTGCTGCTGCCCCACCAGGGACCGATGCTCGTGATAACCGTCGTAAATGTCTCAAG GTTTTGAGGTTGTGGCTTGATAGGAAAATTTTCCCTGAATCTGTTCTGCGTCGCTATATTGATGATATTGGAAATTCTAGTGATGATGCAACTGTTGGGTTGTCCATACGACGTCCTTCCAGATCTGAGCGTGCTGTAAATGATCCTATCAGAGAAATGGAAGGGATGCTTGTTGATGAGTATGGCAG CAATGCAACTATTCAGCTGCCAGGGTTTTTCTCTTCTCGTACctttgaagatgatgaagaagatgacgaCGATCTTCCAAATCTTCCAATACCACAAGATGCGAAAAACACATCATCTGGTGAACCTTTCAATGCTTTAGAAGACTTGGAAGCACGTGATACTTTGAGTGATAGACCTCATCGAGTTTTGGAGGATGTAGATCGTGAACTTAAAATGGAAGATGTTTTTGGTCAGCCGAAAGATGTAGCACCTTCGACTTTCTGTGAGAATGAGACAAAGGAGCAGTCACTGGATGCTAGGGAACCAGTTGCAGAAAAGTCAACTGGGGCGCCTCCTTTTCCAGAGGATTCTCCTCCCCTGCCTCAAGAATCACCTCCATCTCCCCCTCCTCTACCTCCTTCTCCACCACCTCCATCCCCACCTCCTCCGCCTTCATCTCCTCCCCCATTGCTGCCACCACCACCTCCTACAACACAATTcccacctcctcctccatctccatctcagtctccaccaccaccgcccCTTTCACCTCCACCTTCACCGCCACCTCCACCTCCACTGCCTGCACAATCTATAGCTTTACCACCATCGTTAACAATTCAACAGTCCATTGCTAGCCATCAACAGTTACCACTTCAACTAGGCTTTCCTCCAGCATATCCATTATCGCATCAAACATACCTAGGATCTATGCAGCAAGACCAATGTACCATTTTCACT GGTGATCAAATTGTCCAAGGGCCTGGAAGTTCTTTACGTGGAAGTCATGTTGAGGGGCCTGGAAAAACTGAATTTTTCGTGCAGCAGTCATCTAATTTTTCTCCAGCAGGAGTCTACAGCTCCAGAGAGCCTTCAGCATTTACTTCCTCCAGACAACTAGAATTTGGGAACAGCGATGCACAGAACCAACGGTTTCAACCGAACACTCTTCTGTCCCAAAGACCTATGCTTAGGCACCTGCCTTCAGCACCGTCCAGTCATTTTCCCTATCCAAGCCATGTTCAGTCACAATCCCAGCGTTCCTACACTCATCCTTATTCTTTCCCACCTCAACGCGATGATGGACGGCGTTTTAGAAATGAGGAGCCATGGCGGATGTCTTCAAATGGGCGTAGTGCAGAAAACCAGAGTGGTGCCTGGATACCTGGAAGAAATTCACATCCAGGCCTTCCTAGAGCCACAGACAGTAT ATTTTTTTCGGCCACCTTCAGTGGCAATGAGCTATCAGCCTTCTTCTGCTAG
- the LOC106404640 gene encoding ENHANCER OF AG-4 protein 2 isoform X4: MDAADPGLVKDETVDGTDHTVTDSDGTDNLDSEVGPYFPKVETEKQGSSPFRESKITATSSGSESLEQVDLKIKEGDFDKGTDGDGCTKEFGNGEKGLPNGKRIKKEAGGSVREGKDTVHRDKSDGRDTSGKSDSKKSKDLLTEKSSSKVSGVKQEKSIGVKDGVSGKKRRLESESGKPASRVDESSRAAKKPRCEGKNDKEKCVTDSTGTVSHIKRELVVGLSARGGDLQYDKIVVTKRRRQTVEHDNSPPLSGSRVKSGKGQLEQRDRSSVTDKSGKGQLEQKDRSSSVSNAKVPASQSLKKRRAVCVYDEDDDEDPKTPLHGSQAVVPKATPVLTDGPKNANVCRDTSTKAKISARSTESTGVKKVPLRKHCEDTSRVLSDNVENSTNSLPVVKVISELPAKDVKQILQSPMKSPQLVSPNKHVAGQHKTAKPSVKVSDAKKPHSESGKESVVGSDKVSPSQSQPANQRHRPASVGDKPTVVSKAALRLSDAVVSKDTSGDLSAVMVDYNRENGSAPFTRARTPDSAASMKDLIAAAQAKRKLAHSQNSVFGNLNSSLLNISETQMRSHSPVMVQNASASAAIVMPVAVQGHQQDSFPSNHEHQSSSRNQNETDDNEERKLSSGHESVGGSLSGGTDAAVSRDAFEGMIETLSRTKESIGRATRLAIDCAKYGIASEVVELLIRKLENEAHLHRKVDLFFLVDSITQCSHNQKGIAGASYVPTVQAALPRLLGAAAPPGTDARDNRRKCLKVLRLWLDRKIFPESVLRRYIDDIGNSSDDATVGLSIRRPSRSERAVNDPIREMEGMLVDEYGSNATIQLPGFFSSRTFEDDEEDDDDLPNLPIPQDAKNTSSGEPFNALEDLEARDTLSDRPHRVLEDVDRELKMEDVFGQPKDVAPSTFCENETKEQSLDAREPVAEKSTGAPPFPEDSPPLPQESPPSPPPLPPSPPPPSPPPPPSSPPPLLPPPPPTTQFPPPPPSPSQSPPPPPLSPPPSPPPPPPLPAQSIALPPSLTIQQSIASHQQLPLQLGFPPAYPLSHQTYLGSMQQDQCTIFTGDQIVQGPGSSLRGSHVEGPGKTEFFVQQSSNFSPAGVYSSREPSAFTSSRQLEFGNSDAQNQRFQPNTLLSQRPMLRHLPSAPSSHFPYPSHVQSQSQRSYTHPYSFPPQRDDGRRFRNEEPWRMSSNGRSAENQSGAWIPGRNSHPGLPRATDNFFRPPSVAMSYQPSSASNLQAVPTIQGHAASQMLPSRQDMPTANCWRPA; the protein is encoded by the exons ATGGATGCTGCGGATCCTGGTTTGGTAAAGGATGAGACAGTTGATGGAACAGATCACACCGTCACTGATTCTGATGGAACTGATAACTTAGATTCTGAGGTGGGACCTTACTTCCCCAAAGTTGAAACAGAGAAGCAGGGTTCGTCTCCATTTCGGGAATCAAAGATCACTGCCACATCCTCGGGTAGCGAGTCACTCGAGCAGGTGGACCTTAAAATAAAGGAAGGAGATTTTGATAAAGGAACTGATGGTGATGGTTGCACTAAGGAATTTGGTAATGGTGAAAAGGGTCTGCCCAACGGTAAGAGAATAAAGAAGGAAGCAGGTGGCTCGGTCAGAGAAGGGAAAGATACAGTTCATAGAGACAAAAGCGATGGTCGAGATACTAGTGGTAAATCCGATTCCAAAAAGTCAAAAGATTTGTTGACAGAGAAATCTAGCTCCAAAGTGTCTGGTGTTAAGCAAGAAAAATCAATTGGCGTTAAGGATGGGGTTTCCGGCAAGAAAAGGAGGCTTGAAAGTGAATCAGGGAAGCCTGCATCAAGAGTAGATGAAAGCTCACGTGCGGCTAAAAAGCCGCGATGTGAAGGTAAAAATGACAAGGAAAAATGTGTAACTGATTCTACTGGTACTGTATCACATATTAAGCGTGAACTTGTTGTAGGACTAAGTGCTCGTGGAGGTGATTTACAATATGATAAAATAGTTGTAACTAAGCGCCGGAGACAAACAGTGGAGCATGATAACTCGCCTCCTCTTTCTGGGTCCCGTGTTAAATCCGGGAAAGGTCAGCTGGAACAGAGAGACCGTTCGTCTGTGACTGATAAATCCGGGAAAGGTCAGCTGGAACAGAAGGACCGTTCCTCTTCTGTTAGTAATGCCAAGGTTCCAGCTTCACAGTCGCTGAAGAAAAGGAGGGCTGTTTGTGTATATgacgaagatgatgatgaagatccCAAAACCCCATTACATGGAAGTCAAGCCGTTGTTCCCAAAGCAACGCCAGTATTGACTGATGGTCCTAAAAATGCTAACGTATGTCGTGATACTTCTACTAAAGCGAAAATATCTGCTAGATCTACAGAGAGTACGGGAGTAAAGAAAGTACCCCTGCGTAAACATTGTGAGGATACTTCACGTGTATTATCAGATAATGTGGAGAATTCTACAAACAGTTTACCCGTGGTAAAAGTCATCAGTGAGTTGCCGGCAAAGGATGTCAAGCAAATTTTGCAATCTCCTATGAAGTCTCCTCAGCTGGTGTCACCTAACAAGCACGTTGCAGGACAGCATAAAACTGCCAAACCATCTGTAAAAGTTTCGGATGCAAAGAAGCCTCATAGTGAGTCTGGTAAGGAATCAGTTGTGGGATCTGATAAAGTAAGCCCTTCCCAATCTCAGCCAGCAAATCAGAGACACAGACCAGCTTCAGTTGGAGATAAGCCAACGGTAGTTTCAAAAGCTGCGTTACGTCTGAGTGATGCTGTTGTTTCAAAAGACACTTCTGGGGACTTGTCTGCTGTTAT GGTTGATTACAATCGAGAAAATGGGAGTGCTCCATTCACCAGAGCGAGGACCCCAGATTCGGCTGCATCTATGAAGGATCTAATTGCAGCTGCACAGGCCAAAAGAAAACTAGCACATTCACAAAATTCAGTTTTTGGGAATTTGAATTCTAGTTTATTAAACATCAGTGAAACACAGATGAGGAGTCATAGCCCAGTTATGGTTCAGAATGCTTCAGCTTCTGCGGCCATCGTAATGCCTGTCGCTGTTCAAGGACATCAACAAGACTCTTTTCCATCAAATCATGAGCATCAGTCCTCATCAAGAAATCAAAATGAGACTGATGATAATGAAGAGAGAAAACTTAGTTCAGGGCATGAGTCAGTTGGAGGTTCACTTAGTGGTGGCACTGATGCTGCTGTTTCTCGGGATGCTTTTGAGGGCATGATAGAGACCTTATCAAGAACTAAAGAAAGTATCGGACGTGCTACGCGCCTAGCAATTGATTGTGCCAAGTACGGGATTGCTAGCGAG GTGGTGGAACTTCTCATACGAAAGTTGGAAAATGAGGCTCACTTACATCGTAAAGTGGATCTGTTCTTTCTTGTTGACTCTATCACCCAGTGTTCGCACAACCAAAAAG GTATTGCTGGTGCTTCATACGTTCCTACAGTGCAAGCTGCTTTGCCACGTCTTTTAGGTGCTGCTGCCCCACCAGGGACCGATGCTCGTGATAACCGTCGTAAATGTCTCAAG GTTTTGAGGTTGTGGCTTGATAGGAAAATTTTCCCTGAATCTGTTCTGCGTCGCTATATTGATGATATTGGAAATTCTAGTGATGATGCAACTGTTGGGTTGTCCATACGACGTCCTTCCAGATCTGAGCGTGCTGTAAATGATCCTATCAGAGAAATGGAAGGGATGCTTGTTGATGAGTATGGCAG CAATGCAACTATTCAGCTGCCAGGGTTTTTCTCTTCTCGTACctttgaagatgatgaagaagatgacgaCGATCTTCCAAATCTTCCAATACCACAAGATGCGAAAAACACATCATCTGGTGAACCTTTCAATGCTTTAGAAGACTTGGAAGCACGTGATACTTTGAGTGATAGACCTCATCGAGTTTTGGAGGATGTAGATCGTGAACTTAAAATGGAAGATGTTTTTGGTCAGCCGAAAGATGTAGCACCTTCGACTTTCTGTGAGAATGAGACAAAGGAGCAGTCACTGGATGCTAGGGAACCAGTTGCAGAAAAGTCAACTGGGGCGCCTCCTTTTCCAGAGGATTCTCCTCCCCTGCCTCAAGAATCACCTCCATCTCCCCCTCCTCTACCTCCTTCTCCACCACCTCCATCCCCACCTCCTCCGCCTTCATCTCCTCCCCCATTGCTGCCACCACCACCTCCTACAACACAATTcccacctcctcctccatctccatctcagtctccaccaccaccgcccCTTTCACCTCCACCTTCACCGCCACCTCCACCTCCACTGCCTGCACAATCTATAGCTTTACCACCATCGTTAACAATTCAACAGTCCATTGCTAGCCATCAACAGTTACCACTTCAACTAGGCTTTCCTCCAGCATATCCATTATCGCATCAAACATACCTAGGATCTATGCAGCAAGACCAATGTACCATTTTCACT GGTGATCAAATTGTCCAAGGGCCTGGAAGTTCTTTACGTGGAAGTCATGTTGAGGGGCCTGGAAAAACTGAATTTTTCGTGCAGCAGTCATCTAATTTTTCTCCAGCAGGAGTCTACAGCTCCAGAGAGCCTTCAGCATTTACTTCCTCCAGACAACTAGAATTTGGGAACAGCGATGCACAGAACCAACGGTTTCAACCGAACACTCTTCTGTCCCAAAGACCTATGCTTAGGCACCTGCCTTCAGCACCGTCCAGTCATTTTCCCTATCCAAGCCATGTTCAGTCACAATCCCAGCGTTCCTACACTCATCCTTATTCTTTCCCACCTCAACGCGATGATGGACGGCGTTTTAGAAATGAGGAGCCATGGCGGATGTCTTCAAATGGGCGTAGTGCAGAAAACCAGAGTGGTGCCTGGATACCTGGAAGAAATTCACATCCAGGCCTTCCTAGAGCCACAGACA ATTTTTTTCGGCCACCTTCAGTGGCAATGAGCTATCAGCCTTCTTCTGCTAGTAACTTACAAGCCGTCCCTACAATTCAAG GTCATGCTGCTTCCCAGATGCTACCATCTCGGCAAGACATGCCTACGGCGAATTGCTGGAGGCCAGCTTGA